In the genome of Labrus bergylta chromosome 7, fLabBer1.1, whole genome shotgun sequence, the window ATTCACCGATGTTTGTAAAGCCTGGGATGTTCTTAAGTCAAACAACCTGtgataaatctttaaaaaagggcCCTGTGAAGACTTATCACACATACTTAAGCTAAGTTAAAAGATGACATCTTTCCTGTCCTGTATATTTTCCAGGTAACCAGTTAGATGCCACACTTGGTCTGTGTTGGCCGGATTCGCTGGAGACAGCCCGGGCCGGGTTTGAGGGGGTCCCACCTGAAGAAATGCCCCTGCtgagcagagagcagacagaaCTTGCCATGGAAAGTCTGAAGATACTATTCAATATCACGTTTGACACAGCCAAGCGCAAGGTGGACGAGGTACTGAAGAAAATGACACAGTAGTCCTTCGTATTTCTGTCTTCGTTGTTATCTATATTCTACAGTTTTTGTGAGTTCTTTCATGTATCTATTCTATTGGAATAGCAGTCCTGTGGTTGATACATTCAGGGTGCCCTGACGAGTTCTACTGTCTATTCaaggcacacagacagacacatacagacatcaTTCTTTACACGATGTGGGAGGGTATACAGTAGTTTTCACTGAAGAACAGTCACAGTCTGCAGTCACATCAGTAGCTCTGTGAGACCTGTCCTTAGTGTTTTAAGCTAAATGCATATTGATCAGGCTCCTTTTTTAAGTTTAGTGTGCTAGTATAGTACATATCAAAATGTTTGCTGACCATATTTCTGGGTCCTATGACATTTGGATGCCCAGAGGTGTCATTATTAGTCAGACTTCATGGGGATGTGTACTTCGGTTCCAAGTTTTTTGccactaaattaaaaaaataataatctgggAATCAAAAATTCAGTTGAAGTAGGAATCGATTCTGACTCTACAATATTTCAGTTGAATTGAAGATTTTCTACAAATTCACTGCTACCATATCAATAATTTAgcctgtttaaaatgtaacaatcaTCATTATGCACAGTTTGTTACGAGTAAGAGGAAGACAAGATGCATGTGTTTCTCACTGAACATATGTTTCAAGTTTGTGGGCTACTGTTAAAACTCTACTAAAGACACTTAATAGTTGTCTTAAACGTATACCTTTAAATGTCATAGTGGACTGTCTGGATGAGAATTGCCCCCAAAAAGTGTGTACTTTCATTGTGCTGGTCAAAATATTGATTTGTTCAAGCACAAGAACTAATCTGAATCTaacttttgtaaaaacaaagaaaacaaaaacaaaaaagacagcCAAGTCATTTTCTATGATCAAGAAGCACAATGTGATATTAAATGGACAGAAATTGGCTGATGTTAAAAGTAGGATTAATTAGAATCATAGATCAATCTActtgttttatataaaaaagaatTCACATATCAGCACATTTTCATATGAATGAATTACTGAGGGGATcctatgtattttatttagtctccattcttgtcttttttaatgttcttcCTGAGTCTCTTGCTTAATGGTTATGTAAAGTTATATTGTAATACCATATTCTGTGTATCTAGTTATGTGTACTTTTGCctgtactatttttttttaaataaaaggcaGAAGAGTTCATTCTCTGGAGAAGAGTTTGCCCAATTTATGATGTCATCATCAATGACCTATTTCTAACAGTCACCTACCCCTACCTCTCCCTTAGAGAGTTCATCTTATACCTGGCTGCTGTTTGTGATGATCATACCTGAAATGTTTATGCTGTCCTATGAAGGGTTTTACTtcctctgtttaaaaaacaaaaaaatgacacaatgtTAATCAGTTTCATCTGCCTGTTACACACAAtcatgcatgaaaaaaaactttaacctTAACAGAATAACACTGATGATAAGGGTTGTCTTTATAGCATGTGaacaacatgtgtttgtttgtgtgtgtttgtgtgcaggaggaggcagcagagTACAGACATTTAGGTGCCATACTGAGACACTGTCTGATGAGCCAGGCAGACGGAGAGGAGCGCACTGAGGAGTTTCACAGGTAGTAACAAACATTCTtaacctgtgtgtctgtttctaaTAAAAGCATCTCCATTAACACCACCCGCTCTCTTTTCCACAGCCATACTGTAAACCTACTAGGTAACCTCCCTCTGACGTGTTTGGATGTCCTGTTGATGCCCAAAGTGCAACACGGCTCCATCGAGTACATGGGCGTCAACATGGACGCTGTCAGCATGCTGATGGCGTTCATGGAGAAAAGACTGGACCGGGTAAGACAAGATTCAGCGTTGtgggtatttaaaaaaaaaacatgaatgacatTAAACAATGGTTACAATGCAGTATATTAAAATTGATACGATACATTTTTGAGTAAAAAGCATACATTGCTTGTTTTCTTTGGGATTAAATGAAAAAGACAGACGGATAAATTACTGTGATATATAATCTGAGACTTCGTCACTAGAGGGAGCTGTCTGTTAACTGTTACAAGTTGGCTCCGACTTACAACAAAAGAGGAAGCTCACACAAACTTCACATTCACAATCTGCAGCCTTCTTAAATACAGGTGAACCTGGGAGATTGGGTGACCTGAATCCACTCTGATAACCCTGGCCTTCACTCCACCGAAAGGCAACCAGGAAAACAACACTCTGGATTAGTAACAGATCACACAACTATACAGGACAACCCCAGGGTCGTCACGTTACTGATGAGTTAACATGGTTTTAACAGTACAaagaaaacaggttttttttgtttcaattctGAAAAATTCCACATGTTAAAAGAATACTTATACATTTTGACAAATGCAGCTGACTATTTTATTAATACAATAATAATCAGTGTACTAAATGTTCCTGTGAAAGAATGGTGGAAAGTAACGTATTACATGTATAGGTTTGTAGGTCAAAGTTTAATTCTTGTTCAGCGGGGTAAGAGTGCAACATCaagtcagagagagagtttCCTGTTCAGCCTGCAAACCACAGTCATGATGAACAagagcaaaacaacaaaaacagcatacaaaCAATAATCTAActcagcaaaaaagaaaagaaaagctgacTCAGCCTAGGTAAATAAAAAACTCATACTAAAGACACTTAAAACACCTAAGATTCAGCGAAACAGGGACAAATGTATGGAAGAAAACATAACaaggaaaatactttaaacCAGTTATCCAGATTGTTCACTAAAAGtagcacaagcacacacataaaaaaacagtgattacacatttatacatttgtATACAATTTTCAAGCTTGGACAAAAATCAATGTTTTATATAGAAAGTTTGGACTGGTATGACTGTGTTAAATAAACGTATCAAATCTGATAACATATATGCTGATAATACATATTTGTGACAGTCCCATATTGGCTGAATAATATTATCCAAACAGTTCACTAGGTATCTAATCATGTTTATCAACGTCTGTTAACTCTGGATAATTTCTCAAAAACTGTCATGGATGTGTTTGATGAAACTCTGTTGATGAAATGATAACAGTTTGTATGTTCATTTTGCAGGGACATAAGTTGAAGGAGACCCTCCTCCCCTCACTGAACCTGCTGACTGAGAGCGCCCGCATCCACCGAGAGACCAGGAAGTTCctcaggtcaaaggtcagcccTGGACTGAGACAAAGAAAGGCCTTTCTCTAACCTGTCCCTCCTAACTCACActgtctgaaatcacacactccTCACTACATAGTGAATATGCGGTTTTTTAGTGGTGACTGAATACTGAGTATGCATTATCGTACCCTGTATATTCCAACTCATTGCATCCAACAATCcattgtgaaaagtagtgtacaaAAGGTGGTCACTCTTCACGCTTGTATATACCATCAAGCATTGCGGTTCATAGCTTTTTGCAAGCGAAAAGTGGTGACCAGTGTGAACGcgcaacacagaaacacagtaaAGTCAATATTTGGTGGcatttttactgaaatctagAAGTTTGTTTACTAACGAATAAAGGATTTTAAACAGTGTAATGATAGTTTGTCCTAATGCTGATGCAGGCACAAGTAGTGTTCAGTACAGTTTTTTGTGCCAAATGAGTGCACCTTAGTCCATTACATATACCTCCCTGTACAGTGAGTAGGGAGTTGTTTCAGACACAACCTCTGTCTCACAGACTTCATATGAAGTCACACTCGAAGCTGAAGCACCTTTCATTAAGGCGTCCTCATTAGATACAGCGACAAGCTTTAGGGCCAAGGACGAACTGCCCTCACCCCCAAGGACTCAAGGAACTTTAGGTTACCATGGTTTCATGTCACTCAAATAATAATAGTTACATAAATAACAGCGAGACAGACACTTTAAAAAGACTCCATCTAATGAGAAAAGACTATTTTTTTGGTggcattgttttcttttaaatctgatttttatAAGATGAGAAGAAGTCACTGTGAATATTAAAACGGTTAAACCAAATAAACATGCGCGCTTTCCACGGCTAGAATGGTAAATGAGATGTAAGCTTTGACACTTACAACATCAGTATGATATTAATTTGTGTCTTATATAAAGCTGTGTATTGGTAATCACATAGAACTTCCATTTATAGAGCGACTCCAGAGACAAACAATAACCCACGTTAAAGATGTTCAACAAGTCAGTAGCGGTGCAGACTCACTCTTGAATATACACTCTTGGTATAACAACCCACGCCGACTCAACACTCAGCGGATTTGGACGGCACTTTACGTGACGGACCCTACATGTGAGCGTGCAAACGGAgtgtagggagagggtgtagggAGCGGTTTGAGAAAGGCCAGATGTGTGATTACTgtaggtgtgtttgtggctcaggtatcatgtatgtatgtgtgctttAGGTCCTGCCCCCCCTGCGTGATGTGATCAACAGACCAGAGGTGGGTGGAGCTCTGAGGAACAAACTGGTTCGTCTGATGACACACATCGACACTGATGTCAAGGACTGTGCAGCTGAGTTCCTGTTTGTTCTCTGCAAAGAAAGCGGTGAAGGAAaaatctgttcattgatttattttcaagaACTCAAATTGATTTCAGTACATTTCTTAAAGCATGGCTTCACATCACATCAAAACTGCTACAGTACATTAACAGTTTGTATGTCTTCCAGTTTCAAGGTTCATTAAGTACACCGGATACGGTAACGCTGCTGGTCTGCTGGCTGCCAGAGGACTCCTGAGGGGGGGCAGAGACTCAGGGATCTACTCTGAAGATGAAGACTCTGagacagaggagtacagagagGCTAAAGCCCAGTCAGTACCAATACAACAGTGTCTGATGTAGAGAGATGTACTACTGCAAGCTCAAACAATCAGCTGTTTGTATCCACAACAATAAGTAACCCAAAAATCCATAATGGGTTGATCTTATAACACCAGCATCCCTCTTTAGCTTTGATAGATAATAAAGATTTTAAGTTAAGAGAACTTAACTCTGCATTTCAGtgacttaatttaaaaatgcttttctctgctctctctcttattctctctgTCGTCTCTCTCCAGTATTAACCCGATAACAGGAGTTGTAGAAGAAGAGCAGCCAGACCCCATGGAGGGAATGACGGAGGAGCAGAAGGAAATTGAAGCCATGAAGCTGGTTCACATGTTTGACAAACTGTCAAGGTCAATaaaagcagcaaacacacacacacacacacacacacacacacacacacacacacacacatgctgagaATGTGCTGTCTAGCTCTACCTAGTCTAtaagttaaaacaaataaaaacattacatttatttatactaaCTTGACTGCTGAACCCTGCACATGTTAAACTGGCACTAGAGCATGAATGTTCTTCATTTTGAAGCCTTGGGTCACAATATGCTGCTAAACTTGAAGAGTTGGAATTGAGAACATGTTGACCAATTGCTTCGAAGTGATCCGCAGATATTtattgaaattattattattacagctactttaaaataattgattaTCCATCAATTATCTATTTCGCTTTTTCCATTTGGGGTCACAGGGGgcctgtcattgggtgagaggcggggtacaccctagACTAtccgccagtcaatcacagggctgacatgtagagacagacaaccagctccctctcacattcacacctacgagcaatttagagtcaccaatcaaactaacgagcatgtctttggactgtgggaggaagccggagtacccggagagaacccacgcatgcacggggagaacatacaaactccacacagaaaggccctGTCCGCATGGGCGGCTCTAGGCAGGGgtcaacaggggccagtgcccctgtaacactgagcttggtccccccctGTGGCcgcccctccaaaaggaagagccccccctcataacacatacacagtatttgactcaacaaccggactcacaaccttatattaaatactgttactgaaacaaatataaatcatggtattagTAGTGgtatttatgatttatgatGTGCTccattatttggcataatatgtCTGACCCTCtaagtaaaagtggtctagaaccgccactgccTGTCCGACAGGGACTTGAACTAGGAAtctccttgctgtgaggcaacagtgctTACCACTCCACCACTATGCAGCCCAATAATTGATTAATTTAACTATAATTTGCTTCTTcaataaaaacagtattttttaaaattcaatgtATTGTGActgaaaattaaatgaatgagtTGACAAGAATAGGAATCTTCAagttgcaattactgtacactgtttcaaaaaatgaattCTTACACTGTTTTTAATACTgccacagacatgcacacagcatcacatttcatttatttcttgtttcaGGACCAACCTGATCCAGCCAATGCAGCTCGGTATGGACGGGAAGTTGCGAGCGATGACTCAAGGTGATCTGCATAACCACTCCCACAATCCTGTGTTCCAGCCAGAAGAGCCGACCAACTCAGGCAGCGAAGACGAGTCTTAGAAACTCGAAAGCATAGAGGTGACCGGAGGGGCAAGTCTGTTTAGTCATTTAAGGTCTTCATATGTCACACAGTCCAAACTTGTTCTTGCTTACTTATTCAGACAGGAGgcaagaaaaatgaagacagcATGGAGTACATGGAGGCAACTTAAAAGACCATGTTACTGGTTTGATGTCTACCTTCCTCTCACTGGCAGTTCACCAGTATTTAACAGCTGACCACTTCTCAAAGAGCACCATCAATGTGTAGACATGTTTCAGTTCATATCAGGACACTGATAAGATGATTCAGAACATTTATAATACAAACATAAACCTCATCTGCTTCACAAAGGTAGAGTGTGTTTGAATAGACCTCATCACCTGCATGTTTGAGAGGACTACTGATCACTGCGCTGATTCACGACAGGCAATTCTCAAGATATTAACATTGAGCTGAGTATTGAGTCAAAGGAGCgccataaaaaagaaaagataagaaAAGCTATGCTATGTaaggaaaataacttttttttatttttccctgtTATATTTTATCATTGTGTAtcttaaaaatagatttttcatgtatatttttcaTGTCAGTTAAGAattgtaggttttttttatcatcacattatttattttactcctTCACTGTTGCTTTGAGGACTCATTGAAGCTCCAAGCTCTCATTCAGCCGCTCTGACATTGACATATACGCAGTGAAGAAGAATATTggaaaatatgaatataaaatgGATAAATGAACAATGAGGATGAAACAATTGGTCATAAGAATTCATAGATAGAATTcgatttttccacattttatttttatgttagcTTATTCAGCTGTATTTCTTTTTATGACTCTCCTTTGACTCTTTAGCTGTGGTCTCACATCACCTCCTACCTGACATCCAAACAATTCATGTCAGAAGGaaagtgatgtgtttgtgtatgaatgAAGGTTTAGATCTTAGACTTTAAAAGAAATTTAGACTTTTAGATTTCAACCCAAAAGAGATTGAAAGTTACATTTGACAACCACAACAGTATAAAGTTTTTCTGAACAACATCCCAGCCTCTGTGTTACTCGGGGTTGTCCACAGACCTCACTGTCAACAGTCTGAACTCAGACCTTTTTTGAAATTGAAGTGGTTGCTCACACATTTACAGTTAAGCAGAAATGATATTATCACACTGGGTTCACAACATAGAGTTCTTCTTCACAGCCTGCTGCTATATTTCTCTGttactcttttttcttttcaacaatAACGAGAAGAGAAAATTAGTTCACAATCCGACAATAACAGTCCCCTCTAGCCAGACAGGACAAACAGAgactcaacaaaaaacaacaacaaaaacctagACAAACAATACACCATGTACCTGATCCACATACAGAATAAACAGCATTCATCATGTATCACCAATCAATGAGTCAGGTCAGGGCCCACAGTTCATTTAACAGATCCTCCCTCCAAGCCTTCCTCTAAGTAACCCACTCATAGCTCCTGATTGTACTCAATACCTCGATCCATTCTTTAAAAGTGGACGCAGTGGATGATTTCCAGAGGTGTAGAGTTATCCTACATCCTGTTATCAGAGCTTAACGGCACCATCATTTTTAACGTTTTGACATTTCAATGTTTTCCGGCAGCATTCCCAAGAGATAAACACTTTGATTATTAGTCCAATGTAATGCAAACACTgctgctcttcaattttgaaccACGAAGGGATGTTGGTTGGAGGAAGATGCAATTAGGACAAAGAGAATGACATCAGTCTATCCTTGATAaaactaaccccccccccccccccccccattgaacatagattttttttcccctaccttattacattttatttaatttcatctCATTATGTTTTGATTAATTAAAATGTCTACCAATCAGGGACATGTTCAGTTTAGCCTGCTTCTGTTACTGAACTGAGAACGTGTTTCTTTGAACTTTGTAGGATTATTTTGAGATGAAGATGAATGTCACTTCTACTCTTCATGTGAGTTgaagaaaatgtatgaaagtTAGCCAAAGAGCTGTATTTTGAGTTTGTGATGATGACATATttttgagacaaaaaaacaactgaatttTAGATGCctgttgtttttcataaagcccttcaaatgttttatttttagaagaaaCTGCAGACAGAAAATATCTCATTTTAAAATGGAACATAAAGAATGTAAAATCTGAAGCATTGATATATGagaattaaatgtattatcCTTTATATTGTTATTATATAGCTGCCAACTTTACCACGGACTGTAATATACATTAAAGGAATGTAAATGACACGTGgctcttgttgtgtttgtttaaaaggtACAGTGATAATATGACAAGTGCTTTCCTTTACTTTCAAGATCAGCACTCATTTTCCTGCAGACTGTATTGTTTGTAGTGTACGAGTACTGTCAACCTGTTAGGATGTCAAGTGTGCAgtgcaatatatttaaaaagtggTCAACCATAATatagtgcatttaaaaaatacacaaggGGGCCATCAATGAACAGGAAGTGTTCAGTCTTCAGGTTGAGTCCTGACCAGAtgcttttaaaagctttttaacCACATCGAAGAGTCTTCATCAGCAGAGggagttttctttatttaacatcAACAAGAGAAGTTCCATGTTATTCATGCTGAATGCCAACACAGCTGTTTGCACACACCTGAGAAAACTGAATCCACTGAGGTACAGGCT includes:
- the ric8a gene encoding synembryn-A; the encoded protein is MAMKMDLNVTIEQMETGEQDAALTALQSYNKEMNQCFTFIAEEEQDRERLGELVLGFLNRELQPSCQLACLETVRILSRDKNCLNPFISHSAMATLAGYAGIAVESSAISECTQQVEGQEEGEGGEEEEVRKETSQPSENADQEVISEALKSICNILLHNHTGQVVAGDLQLIKGVAERLKQSHDPTWNHEVRFFDLRLTFLLTALRVDTRAQLAQELHGIRLLGNQLDATLGLCWPDSLETARAGFEGVPPEEMPLLSREQTELAMESLKILFNITFDTAKRKVDEEEAAEYRHLGAILRHCLMSQADGEERTEEFHSHTVNLLGNLPLTCLDVLLMPKVQHGSIEYMGVNMDAVSMLMAFMEKRLDRGHKLKETLLPSLNLLTESARIHRETRKFLRSKVLPPLRDVINRPEVGGALRNKLVRLMTHIDTDVKDCAAEFLFVLCKESVSRFIKYTGYGNAAGLLAARGLLRGGRDSGIYSEDEDSETEEYREAKAHINPITGVVEEEQPDPMEGMTEEQKEIEAMKLVHMFDKLSRTNLIQPMQLGMDGKLRAMTQGDLHNHSHNPVFQPEEPTNSGSEDES